The genomic interval TTTCATTGTCAGGGCCATGAATTATAGATGACAACTTTTATTCTCACTTTTCCCTGACTGTGTCTGAGCTAGATGCTGTATAAGTCTTTTGATATCAGTTTGCAAGCCTTAATCATACCACTTCAGTTCTGGTGATCTGTATGAATTAATTCCTTAATAATTGAAAGTCAAACCAGCTCAACAGTCTAGGAAGAAGGTTACCAAATGAATACAGCTAAAAAATACAAGTCCTCAACTTGaaaaatgttgatgattttagTTTGTTCAGTAAAGTCAAGAGTAGGGACTGAAACTAGGAATTTTGCAGGCTGACATAAGGCATTATGGCATATTAATCTGTAGCCCATCTGTCTCCAAAGCACCAAAACTCAACCTTTTAAATGTGAGGAAGTCAAGTCATAGAGAACAGAGATGCTATTGGcattttttcctcttcattttTCCTAGAGCCAAACCACGCCAAGCTTCCTCAGGCTCCAACGGCAGTAAGGTCTCCCAGAAGTTTGGTTGTTCTGACCGCTGTCCTCGCTGCTCCAAAGCGGTCTACGCGGCAGAGAAGGTGATGGGAGCGGGAAAGGTAAGAACTGACACTCTTGAAAAACTGCACTGGTTTTAAATTTGGGAGTCTTCTCCTGCTTTTGAGTCCAGgtcttgttttttgtcatttccATTTTCTGTTGGTTCTTGCTGTCCTTGCATTTACCCTCTAGGGGGCGCAGGTGAAATCTTGGACGAACTTTGGTTTTGTTTAAAGCTATAACTTATATTcactttgtttgtatttattgttctgtgggtgtgtttttttaGCCCTGGCATAAGACCTGTTTCCGCTGCCTCCTGTGTCGTAAAGGCCTGGAGTCGACAAcagtgacagacaaagatggagagctGTACTGTAAAGGTATACACATAAACACGCTCaccacacaagaacacacaatcACTTGCACTGTGTGGACTTTCAATGTCATAATACAATCCTCTTCCTTTAAAATAACCAGAAACCTAAACCTTAAAGTCTGAAACCCTTAAATGCACTTCGAAGTTTTAATTGAAAGATCATGACTTAAATATGTCCCTAGACAAGTAGCTGTAGAAATATatacatcaaaacaaacagatcatATATGAAGTGCTGTTTATGATTCACTCAGCTCTGTCTTTAAATTTCTCTTCAGTCTGCTACGCCAAGAACTTCGGCCCAAAAGGATTCGGGCTGGGGAATGAGGCCATGTTGGAGTAACGACAGTGAAGACTTCTGACTCAACCTCAACCTTCTGTTTTTGCTCAAGAAGCTCAGCCTCTTACCTTTACACTGATGATGATTGTTTCTCATGAGGGGTGCCATCTTGGGGTTTAAAAAGCTgatgagaaaataaacagaagagTCAACATCTTAATGTTACTACTCTCTTGAAAACTAGTTTAATATCTCCtgttacagaataaacacattttattaccTTAAATGTTTTCTGAGTTGTTATTTCCTTAAAATGTTTGAgaattatttaaataacagGCGTAAAAGAACCTCCTGTATAAAGAAACAGTAATATATTCATGATTTGAATCTTTGTTGGCATTATTAAATCAAATGTGATggttaaaactacaaaaacactTGCCAAACTGCAGATAAATAGATACATGTATTCCCCTCATGGTTTCCTCTTGTTGTGAAGACAAAAGCCGTGCCTCACCTTGTTAAAGCTAATTATTAATAAAACCTTATTTGCATTCATAAATAATTCAGTGCAGTAATTAATTAGTCCAATCAAGGTACCAGGTGATTAACAAACACAATGTGTTAATTCATCCCAAACAATTATGTGTGAGCATTCATGCAGAGCGAGTTCAGATTAGATGTTTTTGTCCAACTAAAATTGGAGCTGCTATCTCAGGTTATTAAATTAGAAGAACAGAGGAAGACTCTGAAAGAGTGAAAGTAGCTGCAGAGTAAGAATGCTCAAAGCTTTTAAGTATCAGTGAAACCTGCAGACTCTTTATAATAATGGCTTCTTTAAATTATTCATTGTAAAAGGTTTTCAGTTGAAGTTTTTGAACGTGTCCAAACAGGACTGTGAAAAACATTATACACATACAACTTTTCATGGCTTTAGGTGTGCAGTGCAACCATAGCACTGTCATAACATAATTATCATAATCATGCCAGTACTAAACTCTGAACACAACACAATCTGTGTGAAATTTCTCTGACACTAAGGCTAAAGCTGACTCTTTCTGTAGTGGTCCATGGTGCTCAGAGGTTTAACAGACTAAGGCATAATGTTGTATTAAATGTTTCATGtgtattatattttttgtcATATGATGGAGCTTTCTGTATTTTGGTCATTGGGGTTGTGTTTGTATAAGCCAACAACCAGCTAGCAATtttttgttctaaaaacattctgttaatgttacTGAGAATGTTACTGGAATGTTTTCAGCGGGAAGTTTTCTTCTCAGATAAAATTCTCTAAAAGtattcataaaatgttaaaagacaacactgCTTGACTATCATGCCTTAATGTTCTTCAAACATTCTCAGCAGGAgattttctttatgttcacaatttgttctcagataacgtactctaaaaacattaaataatctctgacccaaagaatgttatcaaaacatcctttgaagaagaaaggtactttattgatccccagggg from Notolabrus celidotus isolate fNotCel1 chromosome 3, fNotCel1.pri, whole genome shotgun sequence carries:
- the csrp3 gene encoding cysteine and glycine-rich protein 3, which translates into the protein MPNWGGGAKCAACEKTAYHAEEIQCNGRSFHKTCFICMSCRKALDSTTVAAHESEIYCKSCYGKKYGPKGYGYGQGAGALSSDPPGHNIGQQQQHEAKPRQASSGSNGSKVSQKFGCSDRCPRCSKAVYAAEKVMGAGKPWHKTCFRCLLCRKGLESTTVTDKDGELYCKVCYAKNFGPKGFGLGNEAMLE